In a genomic window of Amycolatopsis japonica:
- a CDS encoding DUF6294 family protein: MTTKARRMALFVTMLVLAIGTVFATPASAGTTASTTALATCTGADSCWFTWGRIQAGDCTMDNAKWTLRRNGSASFEATIVSSDSNDAWLMWVNTLDSNGIVLGPIHHGGDTKFVKGTVKNVWHWWFAEGSFDAGFFDRIHSMRMTSHC; this comes from the coding sequence ATGACGACCAAAGCACGTCGGATGGCGCTTTTCGTGACAATGCTCGTGCTCGCGATCGGGACCGTCTTCGCCACGCCCGCCTCGGCGGGCACGACGGCGTCCACCACCGCGCTGGCCACCTGCACCGGAGCGGATTCCTGTTGGTTCACCTGGGGTCGCATCCAGGCCGGGGACTGCACGATGGACAACGCGAAATGGACCCTCAGACGCAACGGCAGCGCTTCGTTCGAGGCGACGATCGTCAGCAGCGACAGCAACGACGCTTGGCTGATGTGGGTGAACACCTTGGACAGCAACGGCATCGTCCTCGGGCCCATCCATCACGGCGGTGACACCAAGTTCGTCAAGGGCACCGTCAAGAACGTGTGGCACTGGTGGTTCGCCGAGGGATCGTTCGACGCCGGGTTCTTCGACCGCATCCACAGCATGCGGATGACGAGCCACTGCTGA
- a CDS encoding helix-turn-helix transcriptional regulator, producing MTDTPARLLSLLSLLQTPREWPGSELAERLEVSPRTIRRDIDRLRELGYPVEASRGSEGGYRLGAGTAMPPLLLDDEEAVAIAVGLRGAAGQAISGIEESSVRALAKLEQVLPSRLRYRVGALGAATVPLPGTGPAVDPEHLTVFAGAIANTERTRFTYRTGDGTESRRHVEPHRLVSAGRRWYLLGYDLDRDDWRIFRADRISEPRATGGRATPRQPPAEDVAAYVTDKMYSLLPTYSARVTLHAPIGQVAPAIGAGFGELESLDDETCVFHAGTDTLDWLAFRILGLGCEFTVHEPPELIEHLRKMAARAERGAGSTVD from the coding sequence ATGACGGACACGCCCGCCCGGCTGCTCAGCCTGCTGTCGCTCCTGCAGACCCCGCGCGAGTGGCCTGGCAGCGAGCTCGCCGAACGGCTGGAGGTCAGTCCGCGGACCATCCGGCGCGACATCGACCGGTTGCGTGAGCTCGGTTACCCCGTCGAGGCGTCGCGAGGCTCCGAGGGCGGCTACCGGCTGGGCGCCGGCACGGCGATGCCACCGCTGCTGCTCGACGACGAGGAGGCCGTCGCGATCGCGGTCGGCCTCCGCGGCGCCGCCGGGCAAGCGATCTCGGGTATCGAGGAGTCTTCGGTGCGGGCGCTGGCCAAACTCGAACAGGTGCTGCCTTCGCGGCTGCGTTATCGCGTCGGCGCGCTGGGCGCCGCGACCGTGCCGCTCCCCGGCACGGGCCCCGCGGTGGATCCGGAACACCTCACCGTCTTCGCGGGCGCGATCGCCAACACCGAGCGGACCCGGTTCACCTACCGCACCGGCGACGGCACCGAATCCCGGCGGCACGTCGAACCACACCGGCTCGTCTCCGCCGGACGCCGCTGGTACCTGCTCGGCTACGACCTCGACCGCGACGACTGGCGGATCTTCCGCGCGGACCGGATCTCGGAGCCGCGGGCGACCGGCGGCCGGGCCACTCCGAGACAGCCACCCGCGGAGGACGTGGCGGCCTATGTCACCGACAAGATGTACAGCCTCCTTCCCACCTACAGCGCACGCGTGACCCTGCACGCGCCGATCGGCCAGGTCGCCCCCGCGATCGGCGCGGGGTTCGGCGAACTGGAATCGCTGGACGACGAGACCTGCGTTTTCCACGCGGGCACGGACACCTTGGACTGGCTCGCGTTCCGGATCCTCGGACTCGGCTGCGAATTCACCGTGCACGAGCCGCCGGAACTGATCGAGCACCTCCGGAAGATGGCCGCGCGGGCGGAACGCGGAGCTGGGTCCACAGTGGACTGA
- the argC gene encoding N-acetyl-gamma-glutamyl-phosphate reductase: MTVKIAVAGASGYAGGELLRLLLTHPEIQIGALTAASSAGTPLVQHQPHLAPLADRVLLETTPETLAGHDVVFLALPHGHSGAIAAQLGPDVLVVDLGADHRLSDAADWQRWYGGDHAGQWPYGLPELPGARERLAGTKRIAVPGCFPTGGSIALAPALAAGLVEPEINVVAVTGTSGAGKSLKPNLLGSEVMGSATAYGVGGAHRHTPEFAQNLSAVAGERVKVSFTPVLAPMPRGILTTASAALKTDLDAEGAREVYEKAYATEPFVQLLPEGRWPSSASVVGSNNVQLQVTVDADTRRLIVVAAIDNLTKGTAGGAVQSMNIALGLPETTGLPTVGVAP; this comes from the coding sequence ATGACGGTGAAGATCGCGGTGGCCGGAGCCAGCGGGTACGCGGGCGGCGAACTCCTGCGCCTGCTGCTGACCCATCCCGAAATCCAGATCGGCGCGCTCACCGCGGCCAGCTCCGCGGGGACGCCGCTCGTCCAGCATCAGCCGCACCTCGCCCCACTGGCGGACAGGGTCCTGCTGGAGACGACCCCGGAGACCCTGGCCGGACACGACGTCGTCTTCCTCGCCCTGCCGCACGGTCACTCCGGCGCCATCGCCGCGCAGCTGGGCCCGGACGTCCTGGTGGTCGACCTGGGCGCGGACCACCGCCTTTCGGACGCGGCCGACTGGCAGCGCTGGTACGGCGGTGACCACGCCGGGCAGTGGCCGTACGGGCTCCCCGAGCTCCCCGGAGCCCGCGAACGTCTCGCCGGGACCAAGCGCATCGCGGTCCCCGGGTGCTTCCCGACCGGCGGTTCGATCGCCCTCGCCCCGGCGCTCGCCGCCGGCCTGGTCGAGCCGGAGATCAACGTCGTCGCGGTCACCGGGACCTCGGGCGCGGGCAAGAGCCTGAAGCCGAACCTCCTCGGTTCGGAGGTGATGGGCTCGGCCACCGCGTACGGCGTCGGTGGTGCCCATCGGCACACTCCCGAGTTCGCGCAGAACCTCTCCGCGGTCGCGGGCGAGCGGGTCAAGGTCTCGTTCACCCCGGTGCTGGCCCCGATGCCGCGCGGGATCCTCACCACCGCGAGCGCAGCCCTCAAGACCGACCTGGACGCCGAAGGCGCCCGCGAGGTCTACGAAAAGGCGTACGCCACCGAGCCGTTCGTCCAGCTGCTGCCCGAGGGCCGGTGGCCGTCTTCGGCTTCGGTGGTCGGCTCGAACAACGTCCAGCTGCAGGTCACCGTCGACGCCGACACCCGGCGCCTGATCGTGGTCGCGGCCATCGACAACCTGACCAAGGGCACCGCGGGCGGTGCCGTCCAGTCGATGAACATCGCCCTCGGCCTCCCCGAAACCACCGGACTACCGACCGTAGGAGTCGCTCCGTGA
- the argJ gene encoding bifunctional glutamate N-acetyltransferase/amino-acid acetyltransferase ArgJ codes for MTVTQPKGFRAAGVAAGIKAEGKLDLALVVNDGPLQVAAGVFTRNVIKAAPVLWSQEVLKQQRLKAVVLNSGGANAATGPGGFQDTHQTAEKVAGLFEAGAIEVAVCSTGLIGERLPMDALLSGVDTAFGRLGTGDEADLAAATAVMTTDTKPKQAAAKHESGWSVGGFAKGAGMLAPNLATMLSVLTTDAVVTPEALDKALRAATGVTFDRLDVDGGTSTNDTVLVLASGASGVEPTEAELTELLTAVSLDLVLQLRADSEGATKYVDVTVAGAASEADAIAVGRTIAEDNLVKTALFGSDPNWGRIAMALGRVPAEIDPEKVSIAINGVTLFAKGTTAADRSEADLSGRDIRIVVDLGLGEGEATIYTTDLSHAYVEENSAYSS; via the coding sequence GTGACCGTCACCCAGCCGAAGGGATTCCGTGCCGCGGGCGTCGCCGCCGGGATCAAGGCCGAGGGCAAGCTCGACCTCGCGCTCGTCGTCAACGACGGGCCGCTGCAGGTCGCGGCCGGCGTCTTCACGCGCAACGTGATCAAGGCCGCGCCCGTCCTGTGGTCGCAGGAGGTGCTCAAGCAGCAGCGGCTCAAGGCCGTCGTCCTCAACTCCGGCGGCGCGAACGCCGCCACCGGCCCCGGCGGTTTCCAGGACACCCACCAGACCGCCGAGAAGGTCGCGGGACTCTTCGAAGCAGGCGCGATCGAGGTCGCGGTCTGCTCGACCGGCCTGATCGGCGAGCGGCTGCCGATGGACGCGCTGCTCTCCGGGGTGGACACCGCCTTCGGGCGGCTCGGCACCGGTGACGAGGCCGACCTCGCCGCCGCCACCGCGGTCATGACCACCGACACCAAGCCGAAGCAGGCGGCCGCGAAGCACGAAAGCGGCTGGAGCGTCGGCGGGTTCGCCAAGGGCGCGGGCATGCTCGCGCCGAACCTCGCGACGATGCTCTCCGTCCTCACCACCGACGCGGTCGTCACGCCGGAAGCCTTGGACAAGGCTCTGCGTGCCGCCACCGGCGTGACCTTCGACCGGCTCGACGTCGACGGCGGGACCTCCACCAACGACACGGTCCTCGTCCTCGCGTCCGGCGCCAGCGGTGTCGAACCGACCGAGGCCGAACTGACCGAACTCCTCACCGCCGTCAGCCTCGACCTCGTGCTGCAACTGCGCGCGGACTCCGAGGGCGCGACCAAGTACGTCGACGTCACGGTCGCCGGCGCGGCGAGCGAGGCCGACGCCATCGCCGTCGGCCGGACGATCGCCGAGGACAACCTGGTCAAGACCGCCCTGTTCGGTTCCGACCCGAACTGGGGCCGCATCGCCATGGCGCTGGGCCGCGTGCCGGCGGAGATCGACCCGGAAAAGGTCTCCATCGCGATCAACGGCGTCACCCTCTTCGCCAAGGGCACCACCGCGGCGGATCGCTCCGAGGCGGATCTTTCGGGCCGTGACATCCGGATCGTCGTCGACCTCGGTCTCGGCGAAGGCGAGGCGACGATCTACACGACCGACCTCTCGCACGCGTACGTCGAAGAGAACAGCGCGTACTCCTCATGA
- the argB gene encoding acetylglutamate kinase, translating to MSPSESTVPADERLATAAEKASILIEALPWLQRFHGATVVVKYGGNAMIDESLKQAFAEDMVFLRTVGLRPVVVHGGGPQITAMLTRLGVEGEFKGGLRVTTPETMDIVRMVLTGQVSRELVGLINAHGPYAVGISGEDARLFTAERKQATVDGASVDIGLVGEVSEVNPDAVLDIVNAGRIPVVSTVAPDVDGVVHNINADTAAGALAAALGAEKLVVLTDVEGLYANWPDRGSLVDRIRVDRLETLLPGLASGMIPKMEACVRAIRGGVRRAHVIDGRIAHSVLLEVFTSRGIGTMVFPETELP from the coding sequence ATGAGCCCTTCCGAATCCACCGTCCCCGCGGACGAACGGCTCGCGACGGCCGCCGAGAAGGCCTCGATCCTCATCGAGGCCCTGCCCTGGCTGCAACGCTTCCACGGCGCCACCGTCGTGGTGAAGTACGGCGGCAACGCCATGATCGACGAGAGCCTCAAGCAGGCCTTCGCCGAGGACATGGTCTTCCTGCGCACGGTGGGGCTGCGTCCGGTGGTGGTGCACGGCGGCGGCCCGCAGATCACCGCGATGCTCACCCGGCTCGGCGTCGAAGGCGAGTTCAAGGGCGGCTTGCGGGTCACCACGCCCGAGACCATGGACATCGTCCGCATGGTGCTGACCGGCCAGGTCAGCCGCGAACTGGTCGGCCTGATCAACGCGCACGGCCCGTACGCGGTCGGAATCTCCGGCGAGGACGCCCGGCTGTTCACCGCCGAGCGCAAACAGGCCACTGTGGACGGTGCATCGGTCGACATAGGACTCGTCGGTGAGGTCTCCGAGGTCAACCCGGACGCCGTGCTCGACATCGTCAACGCGGGCCGGATCCCGGTGGTGTCCACCGTGGCCCCGGACGTCGACGGCGTCGTGCACAACATCAACGCCGACACCGCCGCCGGCGCGCTGGCCGCGGCGCTCGGCGCGGAAAAGCTCGTCGTGCTCACCGATGTCGAAGGCCTTTACGCCAACTGGCCGGACCGCGGTTCGCTGGTCGACAGGATCCGGGTGGACCGCCTCGAAACCCTGCTTCCCGGCCTCGCCAGCGGCATGATCCCGAAGATGGAGGCCTGTGTGCGCGCCATCCGCGGCGGCGTCCGCCGCGCGCACGTGATCGACGGCCGCATCGCCCATTCGGTGTTGCTGGAGGTCTTCACCTCCCGCGGCATCGGTACCATGGTCTTCCCCGAAACGGAGCTCCCGTGA